One region of Pirellulales bacterium genomic DNA includes:
- a CDS encoding phytanoyl-CoA dioxygenase family protein, which translates to MTNRGNELVQAQPASGIAQKLAADGYAIVEECLDSEVTSWLIKAVESCERLATNRAIRRRNEVFAVRNLLDVVPEVADIFLLPRVRELLREVVGPRPFLTKAILFDKTSSANWHVNWHQDLSIAGKQRADMPNWTGWSTKAEVPHVQPPAEVLEGMVTVRLHLDPCKENCGALKVIPGSHREGRLSVAQVAQLVKDTSFVTCSVCAGAAVIMKPLLLHASSPARNAAHRRVLHLEFAPNTLPAPLEWVYGSIQLDP; encoded by the coding sequence ATGACCAATCGTGGAAATGAACTTGTTCAAGCTCAACCGGCTTCAGGTATTGCGCAGAAACTGGCGGCCGACGGATATGCGATCGTTGAGGAATGTCTCGATTCCGAGGTTACATCCTGGCTCATAAAGGCTGTCGAGTCTTGCGAACGATTGGCAACGAATCGCGCAATTCGGCGACGAAATGAGGTATTCGCCGTTCGAAACCTGCTGGATGTCGTGCCAGAGGTCGCAGATATTTTTTTGCTGCCGCGGGTTCGCGAGTTGCTTCGCGAGGTCGTTGGTCCTCGGCCGTTCTTGACTAAGGCGATCTTGTTCGACAAGACTTCCTCGGCCAATTGGCATGTAAACTGGCATCAGGATCTATCGATAGCCGGAAAGCAACGGGCCGATATGCCGAACTGGACCGGCTGGTCAACCAAAGCGGAGGTGCCACACGTTCAGCCGCCGGCCGAGGTTTTGGAGGGAATGGTCACGGTGCGGTTGCACCTCGATCCCTGCAAAGAGAATTGCGGTGCCCTCAAGGTAATCCCCGGCTCACATCGCGAAGGGCGGCTTTCAGTTGCTCAAGTCGCGCAGCTCGTGAAAGATACGTCTTTTGTCACATGCAGTGTCTGCGCGGGTGCAGCCGTCATAATGAAACCGTTGCTGTTGCACGCCTCGTCACCGGCACGCAATGCCGCACATCGGCGGGTGTTGCATCTGGAATTCGCTCCTAACACGTTGCCGGCGCCACTCGAATGGGTTTACGGAAGCATTCAGCTCGATCCGTAA